ATACTGTGAGCCCTTTAAGGTGGAGATGGTTATCCGTGGTTATTTGTCAGGTCATGCCTGGAGAACCTACAAAAGCGGTGAGCGTGTACTGTGTGGTGCCACCATGCCGGAAGGAATGAAGGAGAATGACCGTTTTCCTGAGCCGATCATCACGCCGTCTACCAAAGCAGATGAAGGTCATGATGAGGATATCACACGTGAACAGATTATTGCTACCGGTCTGGTGAGCGAGGCCGACTACACGCAGCTGGAAAAATACACCAGAGCCTTGTTTCAAAGGGGTACGGAGATTGCCGCTGAAATGGGCCTTATCCTCGTGGATACCAAATATGAGTTCGGAAAAGATGAGAACGGTGTGATCACCCTCATCGATGAGATTCATACCCCCGATTCATCCAGGTATTTTTATAAAGAAAGATACGAGGAGCGCCAGTCCAAAGGTGAAGCGCAAAAGCAACTGTCGAAAGAGTTCGTTCGTGAATGGTTGATGGCCAACGGCTTTCAGGGTAAGGACGGCCAGCAGGTACCGGAAATGACCGATGACATCGTAAACCAGATCTCCGAACGTTACATCGAACTTTTTGAAAAGATCACCGGTGATACCTTTGAAAAGGCAGATTCCGACCAGGTACTCGACCGCATTGAAACGAATGTGAATGCCTTTTTGAAGGTGGGGGTTTAGTCTTTAGTAGATAGTAGTTAGTAGATAGTAGTTAGTAGTTAGATACAAAACATGCGGTAAAGGCAGACCTTCTCCAAAGAGCACCATACTATCTACTAACTACCATCTACTTAGTACTTAATTATTCGTCCCCTGTTTCTTTTGTTCGTAGTTCCGTTTTTGCTGCATCGGATTCTCACCGCGATTGCGCTCCCGTTGCTTGTAGAGCTGGAAGCGGGAAGGCATGAACTGCCGGGGGAAGTAATTGTTTGATACGTCTGTGTCCGCTGTTTCCAGGAAAGGGTCCAGGGTAAACTGAACCACCTCTTTGTCTGTTTGTACCACCTTGGTGATATGGTCATTGTCCATGGCCCATATCTCGGCGGGGAACCGGCGTACCTCTTTGGTTCCGTCCTCATATTCCAATTCCAATATCACCGGCATGACCAGTCCGCCCACGTTGGTCAGTTCCAGCTCATAGAAATGCTTTCCAGACTGAAGCAGGCCCTTTTCTTTGTCGTTCAGACTTTCCATATAATGGTTGTACTGATCGATATCCCAGGGTTGTACTTCCAGCGGATCATACTTGGTGTAGAAGTCGATCACCGAACTGTCTTTGTCCGATAGTTTGTCCAGATCCTGATTCCGGATAACGGTGATGTTCTTTGGGCCTTCTTCTCTTTCTTTTCTCTGTGCAGTCTTTTCCACTTCCGGGTTTTGGGTATCGATCCGGTACCATTTGATGTTATCGATGGAGATATCCACGTTGTCGGTGGTATAGAACCAGCCCCTCCAGAACCAGTCCAGGTCGGTACCTGAAGCGTCTTCCATGGTACGGAAGAAGTCTGCAGGATCGGGGTGCTTGAAGGCCCAGCGACGGGCATATTCTTTGAAGGCATAGTCAAACAGCTCATGACCCATAACGGTTTCCCGCAAGATGTTCAGAGCGGTGGCCGGCTTTGAATAACCATTGTTTCCAAATTGCTTGATGGATTCGGAGTTGGTCATGATGGGCATCATGGTGTTTTTGGCCCCTTTCATGTAATAAACGATCTGATTGGCAGGTCCCCGACGCAACGGGTAGTTATCTTCCCATTCGGACTCGGCGAGGAATTGTACGAAACTGTTCAGTCCTTCATCCATCCATGTCCACTGGCGTTCATCGGAGTTGATGATCATCGGAAAGAAATTATGCCCGACTTCATGGATCACCACACTGATCAGTCCGTATTTGCTGCGTTGTGAGTAGGTGCCGTCCTTTTCCGGACGAGGCCCGTTGAAACAGATCATGGGATATTCCATGCCACCGACCGGACCATTTACGGAGATAGCCACCGGATACGGGTAGTCGATGGTATACCTGCTGTAAACGTTCAGCGTATGGATCACGGCTTTGGTACTGTACATTTCCCAAAGAGGATTGCCTTCATTGGGATAGTACGACATCGCCATTACTTTTTTATTGCCGACTTTAACGCCCTGGGCGTCCCAGATAAACTTTCTGGAGCTTACCCAGGCGAAGTCCCGGACCTTTTCCGCATGAAAGACCCACGTTTTTTTACCGGTAGATCTCGACTTTTCATTGGCCCTGGCTTCTTCAGGTGTTACGATCAGCACGGGTTGATTTGCTGTTTCGGCTGTCTTCAGGCGTTTTTGTTGATCAGAGGTTAACACCTGTCCGGCGTTCTGAAGCACACCGGTAGAACCGACCATATGGTCCGCAGGTACGGTAAGGCTTACCTTGTAGTCGCCGAATGGAAGAGTAAATTCACCACGGCCGAGGAATTGCTTGTGCTGCCATCCATTAATGTCATTGTATACTGCCATTCTCGGAAACCATTGGGCAATCTCATAAAGGTAGTTGTCATCTTCCTTGAAATACTCATAACCGCTTCTTCCGCCCATCTTGTCATTATCCTGGATGTTATACCACCAGCTTACCTGCAGGGTAAAGGTACCTTTGGGGGCAAGGGTTGCAGGTAGGTCTACCCTCATCATTGTGTTGTTGATGGTGTAAGGTAAATCCTTGCCGTTTTTGTCTTTTACGGCAGTGATCTTGAAGCCGCCGTCGAAATCACTTTCCATAAACCGTTCTGCCTGTTCAAATGTGATGTTGTCCGGCAGGGAACCTGTGCGCATGGCATACGACATGGAATTCTTGGACCTCACGTTCTGATCAAGCTGAAGCCATAGATAAGTGAGGGGGTCCGGTGAGTTGTTGAAGTAAGTGATGGTCTCCGATCCGGTGATCCGTTGTTGTTGGTCATCAAGCTCCGCCTTGATCACATAATCGGCCTTTTGTTGCCAGTATTCATGTCCGGGAGCACCTGAGGCGGCGCGATAGACATTGGGTGTGGGTAGTTCCTGTCCGAGTTGTTTGAATCTGGAATTGTTGATGTTTTGTGCTTGCATGGCTACGGCACCAATACAAAGCAGGCCAACGGAAACGATGGTTTTCATATGATCTGGAAATAGGATAAATACTGGGTGACCAGTCTCAAATGTACGGAAACAGGATTGATGTATAAAGTACGAAACTGCAATTTTTTAATACTTCGTTAGCGTATTTCTACCTTTGTGGCAGACAGACATACCAAGTCAAAGACGATATGATGAATATGATTGTTGCATGGTTGTTCTGGTGTGTGCCGCTTCATCCGGTACACCTGAGTGTTTGCGAGGCGAACTACAATCCCCATAGCCAGAACCTTGAACTGGCCCTGAAAGTATTTGTGGAAGATATGGAGCAAAGCCTGATGGAACGCACCGGCAAGGAGGTCCGTTTCGGAGATGATCTCACGGATGCACGCCACGACAGCCTGATCAACGTATACCTTCAGGAGGTTTTCCTGGTCAAAGCGGATGATAGTCTGCTGACCTGGCACATGCTGGGAAAAGACGGCCAGCTGGGTGATATGTGGATATACATGGAAGTACCCCTGGCGGACGGATTTCAGGAACTGGTTTTTGAAGACAAGGTGTTGATGGACCTGTTCGCGGATCAGAAGAATCTTATTCACTTTACTTATGGTGAGTTTAAGCAATCTGTAGCCTGTACGGTGCTGGAGCCGGTGGGAAGGGTGTTGTTAGGGGGGAGTAGGCAGTAGGCAGTAGGCAGCAGGCAGGAGGCAGGAGGCAGGAGGCAGTGCGCTGCCTAAACCTTAGACTTTGAACCTTAAGCTATACCGATACAAATCCCGGCCATCGCTTCATATATTCGATGAAGGCAGGGCCGAGGTGTTGTTTTTTCAGGTGTTCTTCTGTGTAGGGGGGAGGAGCAGGAACATAGTCCTCTGACCTGACCTTTTCGGGCCAGTCGGTATCACCGATGGCCGCCTTGCCGATGGCCAGCATATCAGCGCCTTCGTCCATGGCCCTTGTCAGGTCAGCCTTCGTTCGGAGTTCGCCCGCCACCATCATCACCACATCCTTGGGGATCACATCCCTGAAATGTTCTATAATGGTTGGCCCTTCCGGATCATGGTCGGCTTTCTTGAACGCGTCCCAGATGGACACATGTATGTAGTCTGCCCCGCTGTGCGAGAGATAGTGGGTGAGGGCCAGGCTTTCATTCAGGTCGATGCCTTCTGCAAAACCACGACTTTCGGGAGAGATGCGCACACCCACGATGAAGCTTTCCGGTACGTTGCGACGTACGGCAGAGAGGCATGACAGGATAAACCGGAACCGCTTTTCCATGCTGCCACCCCACGCATCCTCCCTTTGATTGTAAACGGTGCTCAGAAACTGACTTAGCAAATAACCATGTGCGCCGTGAAGTTCAACGCCATCGAAGCCCGCCTTGTAAGCCCGCTGTGCTGCTTCTCCAAATGCAGTGATCACCCGTTGTATGTCTTCGGTGGTCGCTTCGCGGATCAGCATCTCCGAACCATCCCTTTTCTTTATCGCCTGGGCCGAAGCACTGAAGGGCTGCTTGCCGGTCACATCTTCCGGTGCCCGCATACCACCGTGGTAAAGTTGCACGATCGCCAGGCTTCCGGCATCCCGGATACCCTTTGACAAGCGGGTCAACCCGGGAAGCAGACGGTCATTAAAAATGCCCAGCTCACCCTGCCATCCCTGTCCGTCTTCTGTCACATGCGCCGCGCATGTAATAATGGTGCCGAATCCGGCCCTGGCCCTGCTGATCAGCCATTGGTATTCGTCTTCTCCCAGACTGCCATCTACATTGCTTTGCACATTGGTCATGGGTGCCAGGACCAACCTGTTGGATGCGGTTTTACCGGCTTTTTTAAATGTGATGGGAGTGTGTGGCAAGGTTAGTTGTTAGTAGATAGTAGTTAGTAGATAGTCATTAGAACATCATCACACCAGCCTGCCTTGCAATGGCTAGTGCTTCGGCTGGCAGGTCACCACACCAGCCTGCCTTGCAATGGCTAGCGCTTCGGCTGGCAGGTCATCACATCACCACATCACCAAATCACCACATCACCAAATGTCAAATGGTCTCAGGTTATGGCAGCTTTGTGCCTTTCGCGGCCCACCATGGACGTACATCAATCTTTATTCTTCCTGCTTTTACTGCAGGGTCGGCTTCAGCCAATGCGCGCGCTTCTTCCTTGTCCTTTACATTGGTGTATATGGCAATACCGCGGTATTCCGTGTCTTCGTCAAACGGTCCGGCCATGCATATTTTACCTGCTTTGGCCAGGCTGTCCAGATGAGCCATGTGTCCCGCCTGGATCTTCTCAAGTTGCAGGGAATCTAATTCAAATGCCTTATCCCCACGCATGAGGAACACCATGTAGTATTTCTTCATGACGTAAACGGTGTCGCCTTGCTTGTGCTCAAAAGTATCCTGAGCAAGCGATGTTAATGATACCCCTAAAAAGAGTGTCAGGACAAGGCTAAAGCGGACGGTTAAGCCATTGGTCCACCAGGCGGCTTTCATCGGACGGCGTGCTTTTGTGTTCGAACTCATTGGTTTTTGAATTGTATTTATAGTCGGCAGCATAGATTTCATGGTTTTCCGCGACATCGGTGATGGCCTTCACGAACAAGCGTGCTTCTTCGTTTGTTGTTGTCGGGTGTACAGACAAGCGTACCCAGCCCGGTTTATCACTCATGTCTCCCAGATTGATCTTCTCGGTGATTGACTTCGAATGGTCTTTATCAACATGAAGGAGGTAATGTCCATAAGTACCCGCACATGAACATCCTCCACGTACCTGGATTCCGTACTTGTCATTCAAAAGCTGCACAATGAGGTTGTAATGAGCCTGGTCAATATAAAAGGAGATGACGCCCAGGCGTTCGCGGATGTTTCCCGCCAGAATGTGCAGATTGGGGATGGCCTCCAGTCCCGGCCAGATAATGTCAATCAGCTCTTTTTCCCTGGCGAGGATCTTTTCAGTGTTCATGGCTTCTTTCAGCCGGATACACATGGCAACCCGAATGGTCTGAAGGAAGGAGGGGGTCCCGCCATCTTCCCTTGCTTCAATATTGTCGA
This genomic stretch from Flavobacteriales bacterium harbors:
- a CDS encoding M1 family metallopeptidase, which encodes MKTIVSVGLLCIGAVAMQAQNINNSRFKQLGQELPTPNVYRAASGAPGHEYWQQKADYVIKAELDDQQQRITGSETITYFNNSPDPLTYLWLQLDQNVRSKNSMSYAMRTGSLPDNITFEQAERFMESDFDGGFKITAVKDKNGKDLPYTINNTMMRVDLPATLAPKGTFTLQVSWWYNIQDNDKMGGRSGYEYFKEDDNYLYEIAQWFPRMAVYNDINGWQHKQFLGRGEFTLPFGDYKVSLTVPADHMVGSTGVLQNAGQVLTSDQQKRLKTAETANQPVLIVTPEEARANEKSRSTGKKTWVFHAEKVRDFAWVSSRKFIWDAQGVKVGNKKVMAMSYYPNEGNPLWEMYSTKAVIHTLNVYSRYTIDYPYPVAISVNGPVGGMEYPMICFNGPRPEKDGTYSQRSKYGLISVVIHEVGHNFFPMIINSDERQWTWMDEGLNSFVQFLAESEWEDNYPLRRGPANQIVYYMKGAKNTMMPIMTNSESIKQFGNNGYSKPATALNILRETVMGHELFDYAFKEYARRWAFKHPDPADFFRTMEDASGTDLDWFWRGWFYTTDNVDISIDNIKWYRIDTQNPEVEKTAQRKEREEGPKNITVIRNQDLDKLSDKDSSVIDFYTKYDPLEVQPWDIDQYNHYMESLNDKEKGLLQSGKHFYELELTNVGGLVMPVILELEYEDGTKEVRRFPAEIWAMDNDHITKVVQTDKEVVQFTLDPFLETADTDVSNNYFPRQFMPSRFQLYKQRERNRGENPMQQKRNYEQKKQGTNN
- a CDS encoding phosphoribosylaminoimidazolesuccinocarboxamide synthase, producing the protein MTNAVTKTQYQFPGQVSHYQGKVRDVYNIANKHLVMVVSDRISAFDVVLPRGIPYKGQVLNQIAAKFLQATSDIVPNWVIDVPDPMVTVGKYCEPFKVEMVIRGYLSGHAWRTYKSGERVLCGATMPEGMKENDRFPEPIITPSTKADEGHDEDITREQIIATGLVSEADYTQLEKYTRALFQRGTEIAAEMGLILVDTKYEFGKDENGVITLIDEIHTPDSSRYFYKERYEERQSKGEAQKQLSKEFVREWLMANGFQGKDGQQVPEMTDDIVNQISERYIELFEKITGDTFEKADSDQVLDRIETNVNAFLKVGV
- a CDS encoding NADH:flavin oxidoreductase, which translates into the protein MPHTPITFKKAGKTASNRLVLAPMTNVQSNVDGSLGEDEYQWLISRARAGFGTIITCAAHVTEDGQGWQGELGIFNDRLLPGLTRLSKGIRDAGSLAIVQLYHGGMRAPEDVTGKQPFSASAQAIKKRDGSEMLIREATTEDIQRVITAFGEAAQRAYKAGFDGVELHGAHGYLLSQFLSTVYNQREDAWGGSMEKRFRFILSCLSAVRRNVPESFIVGVRISPESRGFAEGIDLNESLALTHYLSHSGADYIHVSIWDAFKKADHDPEGPTIIEHFRDVIPKDVVMMVAGELRTKADLTRAMDEGADMLAIGKAAIGDTDWPEKVRSEDYVPAPPPYTEEHLKKQHLGPAFIEYMKRWPGFVSV